A window from Methanomassiliicoccus sp. encodes these proteins:
- a CDS encoding amino acid ABC transporter ATP-binding protein, whose protein sequence is MVTPLIEMKNIQKSFGTNHVLKGISFKVMPGEVVAIIGPSGSGKSTLLRCINRLNEPDSGDILFDGYTIMEKDIDIDLVRSQMTMVFQGFNLFMHLTARKNIALPLREVKKMKKEEADRLALEALDKVGLREKADAYPGELSGGQQQRVAIARAFAMHPKVLLFDEPTSALDPELIGEVLEVMKKLAYMGMTMVVVTHEMAFARDVADRVIFMDQGVVAEEGDPAVIFTKPSNDRTRQFLKRVLQEEQNPPPPQ, encoded by the coding sequence ATGGTCACTCCTTTGATTGAAATGAAGAACATCCAGAAGAGCTTCGGAACGAACCACGTCCTCAAGGGCATATCGTTCAAGGTGATGCCCGGCGAGGTCGTGGCGATCATCGGCCCCTCTGGCAGTGGAAAAAGCACCCTGCTGAGGTGCATCAACCGACTGAATGAGCCCGACTCCGGTGACATCCTTTTCGATGGCTATACCATCATGGAGAAGGACATAGACATCGACCTTGTCCGCTCCCAGATGACCATGGTATTTCAGGGGTTCAACCTGTTCATGCACCTCACGGCAAGGAAGAATATCGCACTCCCCTTGAGAGAGGTCAAGAAGATGAAGAAAGAGGAGGCGGACCGACTGGCTCTCGAGGCCTTAGATAAGGTCGGCCTGCGGGAGAAGGCGGACGCCTATCCAGGTGAGCTGTCCGGTGGGCAGCAGCAGCGTGTCGCCATCGCCCGAGCCTTTGCCATGCATCCCAAGGTCCTGCTGTTCGACGAGCCGACGTCGGCCCTCGACCCGGAACTCATCGGGGAGGTGCTGGAGGTCATGAAGAAGCTCGCTTACATGGGCATGACCATGGTCGTGGTGACGCACGAGATGGCCTTCGCCCGTGATGTCGCCGACCGTGTCATCTTCATGGATCAGGGCGTTGTAGCGGAAGAGGGCGACCCTGCGGTAATCTTCACCAAACCGAGCAATGACCGAACCAGGCAATTCCTTAAGCGTGTGCTCCAGGAGGAGCAGAACCCGCCTCCTCCTCAATAG
- a CDS encoding amino acid ABC transporter permease: MTFRDTLNQRKEIVNKIGVAIVIILLFAIMLQSQTNAKFANQYLNATIVTVEISLVSIAMGLGIGIVMGLGRISKNFIARGIATIYIEILRGTPLLIQIFILYYGVASFHILFNPFVAGALALGLNSGAYQAEIIRGGIQSIPTGQMEAARSSGLSYLQAMRYVILPQGFRLIIPPMTNEYVTVIKDSSLAYTIGVMEITYWSSRIIPQTFDTFTILLFAALIYFTLTFSTSTIMRLVERKFRIPGYMGA, encoded by the coding sequence ATGACGTTCAGAGACACGCTTAACCAGCGAAAAGAGATCGTAAACAAGATTGGTGTTGCAATTGTCATCATTCTTCTATTCGCCATAATGCTTCAATCGCAGACCAATGCGAAGTTTGCGAATCAATATCTGAATGCAACAATTGTGACCGTTGAGATAAGCCTGGTCTCGATCGCCATGGGTCTCGGCATCGGCATAGTCATGGGGCTGGGGCGCATCTCGAAAAATTTTATTGCTAGAGGGATAGCAACAATCTACATCGAAATTCTCAGAGGGACGCCGCTACTCATTCAGATATTCATTCTCTACTACGGTGTCGCTTCGTTCCATATTCTCTTCAATCCCTTTGTGGCCGGTGCCTTAGCTCTGGGGCTTAATAGTGGGGCCTATCAGGCTGAGATCATCCGAGGAGGAATTCAATCAATACCCACTGGCCAGATGGAAGCTGCTAGATCTTCCGGGTTGTCGTATCTCCAGGCCATGCGCTACGTAATTTTACCACAGGGGTTCCGGTTGATTATTCCCCCCATGACCAATGAATACGTCACTGTGATCAAGGATTCATCGCTGGCCTACACGATCGGAGTAATGGAAATCACTTACTGGTCGTCAAGGATCATCCCGCAAACCTTCGATACTTTCACTATCCTGTTGTTCGCGGCTCTGATCTACTTCACCCTGACCTTTTCGACCTCGACCATCATGAGGCTGGTGGAGAGAAAATTCCGTATACCTGGGTACATGGGGGCCTAA